In Cedecea neteri, a single genomic region encodes these proteins:
- the cysH gene encoding phosphoadenosine phosphosulfate reductase produces MSVLDLNALNALPKVERVMALAEVNAQLEKLSAQKRVTWALENLPGEFVLSSSFGIQAAVCLHLVTQQRPDIPVILTDTGYLFPETYQFIDELTDKLKLNLQVFRATESPAWQEARYGKLWEQGVEGIERYNDINKVEPMNRALKTLEAQTWFAGLRREQSGSRANLPVLAVQREVFKILPIIDWDNRTVYQYLTEHGLKYHPLWDQGYLSVGDTHTTRKWEPGMAEEETRFFGLKRECGLHE; encoded by the coding sequence ATGTCCGTACTCGATTTGAACGCGCTGAACGCCCTTCCTAAGGTCGAACGCGTCATGGCGCTCGCCGAAGTCAACGCCCAGTTGGAAAAACTCAGCGCACAAAAGCGCGTGACCTGGGCGCTGGAAAACCTGCCGGGGGAATTTGTGCTCTCGTCCAGCTTCGGCATCCAGGCCGCCGTGTGCCTGCATTTGGTCACCCAGCAGCGTCCCGATATCCCGGTGATCCTGACCGATACCGGCTATCTGTTCCCGGAAACCTACCAGTTTATCGACGAGCTTACCGACAAGCTGAAGCTGAATTTGCAGGTGTTCCGCGCCACCGAAAGCCCGGCCTGGCAGGAAGCGCGTTACGGTAAACTGTGGGAGCAGGGCGTAGAGGGAATTGAACGTTACAACGACATCAACAAAGTTGAGCCGATGAACCGCGCGCTGAAAACGCTGGAGGCACAAACCTGGTTTGCGGGCCTGCGCCGTGAACAGTCCGGTAGCAGGGCTAATTTACCGGTACTGGCGGTACAGCGTGAAGTCTTTAAAATTTTGCCGATCATCGACTGGGATAACCGCACGGTTTACCAGTACCTGACCGAGCACGGGCTGAAGTACCATCCGCTCTGGGATCAGGGCTATTTGTCCGTCGGCGATACCCACACCACCCGTAAATGGGAACCAGGCATGGCAGAAGAAGAGACGCGCTTCTTTGGCCTGAAGCGCGAGTGCGGTTTGCACGAATAA
- a CDS encoding aminopeptidase, whose product MFSALRRSVICLALGACFSFPAAAKVTQQGDIADQQTRHIATYFPGRMTGSPAEMLAADYIQQQFKSWGYQSDIRQFNTRYIYTTKAGHQTWHNVTTSSVIAAREGKLPQQIIIMAHLDTYTPLNDKDVDNNLGGLTLQGVDDNASGLGVMLELAERLKDIPTRYGVRFIATSGEEIGSLGAKNILARMSKEEQANTLLVINLDSLIVGDKLYFNSGASTPAAVRKLTRDRALMLAHRAGIQATSNPGLNAKYPKGTGCCGDAEPFDKAGIPVLSVEATNWALGAKDGYQQRSKNKAFPDGTSWHNATIDNLEYLDKALPGRIKRRSHDTVRILLPLVKELAKAGK is encoded by the coding sequence ATGTTTTCCGCATTGCGCCGCTCGGTGATTTGCCTGGCGCTGGGCGCGTGCTTTAGCTTTCCCGCAGCGGCGAAGGTCACGCAGCAAGGCGATATTGCCGACCAGCAAACCCGCCACATCGCCACTTATTTTCCGGGCAGAATGACCGGCAGCCCAGCCGAAATGCTGGCCGCAGACTATATTCAGCAGCAGTTTAAAAGCTGGGGATACCAGAGCGATATTCGCCAGTTTAATACTCGCTATATCTACACCACGAAAGCGGGACACCAGACCTGGCATAACGTAACCACCAGCAGCGTGATTGCCGCCCGTGAAGGTAAACTGCCGCAGCAAATTATTATCATGGCGCATCTGGACACCTATACGCCGCTTAATGATAAAGACGTGGACAACAACCTGGGCGGCCTTACGCTGCAGGGCGTGGACGATAATGCTTCTGGTCTTGGCGTGATGCTGGAGCTGGCCGAGCGGCTGAAAGATATCCCTACCCGCTACGGCGTTCGCTTTATTGCCACCAGTGGAGAAGAAATTGGCTCCCTGGGTGCGAAAAATATTCTGGCACGCATGAGCAAAGAGGAGCAGGCCAACACGCTGCTGGTGATCAACCTGGATAGCCTAATTGTTGGCGATAAGCTCTATTTCAATAGCGGAGCATCAACGCCTGCCGCCGTGCGTAAACTGACCCGCGATCGCGCTCTGATGCTCGCTCATCGCGCCGGGATTCAGGCCACCAGCAATCCTGGGCTAAATGCAAAATACCCGAAAGGCACAGGCTGCTGTGGCGATGCTGAACCGTTCGACAAGGCCGGGATCCCTGTGCTGTCCGTAGAAGCCACTAACTGGGCGCTTGGGGCGAAAGATGGTTATCAGCAGCGCAGTAAAAACAAGGCATTTCCAGACGGCACCAGCTGGCATAACGCGACCATCGACAACCTTGAGTATCTGGATAAAGCCCTGCCGGGCAGAATTAAGCGACGCAGCCATGACACGGTGCGTATTCTGCTGCCGCTGGTAAAAGAGTTGGCGAAGGCCGGGAAGTGA
- the cysI gene encoding assimilatory sulfite reductase (NADPH) hemoprotein subunit: MSEKHPGPLVVEGKLVDAERLKRDSDFLRGTIKEDLQDGLTGGFNGDNFLLIRFHGMYQQDDRDIRAERAEQKLEPRHAMMLRCRLPGGIITTQQWQAIDKFAEDKTIYGSIRLTNRQTFQFHGILKKNVKPAHEMLHEVGLDALATANDVNRNVLCTSNPVESELHQEAYEWAKKLSEHLLPRTRAYAEIWWDKEKVATTDEEPILGPTYLPRKFKTTVVIPPQNDVDLHANDMNFIAIAENGKLVGFNLLVGGGLSIEHGNKNTYARTASEFGYIPLEHTLAVAEAVVTTQRDWGNRTDRKNAKTKYTLERVGVDVFKAEVERRAGIKFEPTRAYEFTGRGDRIGWVKGIDDKWHLTLFIENGRILDYPGRPLKTGLLEIAKIHKGDFRLTANQNLIVAGVPESEKAKIEKLATESGLMNAVTPQRENSMACVAFPTCPLAMAEAERFLPEFVTKVEQVMDKHKVPDEHIVMRVTGCPNGCGRAMLAEIGLVGKAPGRYNLHIGGNRIGTRIPRMYRENITEPEILSSIDELVGRWAKEREADEGFGDFTVRAGIIRPVLDPARDLWD; the protein is encoded by the coding sequence ATGAGCGAAAAACACCCTGGCCCTCTGGTGGTCGAAGGCAAACTGGTCGACGCCGAACGCCTGAAGCGCGACAGCGATTTTCTGCGCGGCACCATTAAAGAAGATCTGCAGGATGGCCTGACCGGCGGTTTCAACGGCGACAACTTCCTGCTGATCCGTTTCCACGGCATGTATCAGCAGGATGACCGCGATATTCGCGCCGAACGCGCAGAGCAGAAGCTGGAGCCGCGTCATGCGATGATGCTCCGCTGCCGTTTGCCGGGGGGGATTATCACCACCCAGCAGTGGCAGGCTATTGATAAGTTTGCCGAAGATAAGACTATCTACGGCAGCATTCGTCTGACCAACCGGCAGACGTTCCAGTTCCACGGCATTCTGAAGAAGAACGTCAAGCCCGCGCATGAAATGCTGCACGAGGTTGGCCTGGACGCACTGGCGACCGCCAACGACGTGAACCGCAACGTGCTGTGTACTTCCAACCCGGTGGAGTCTGAGCTGCATCAGGAAGCCTACGAATGGGCGAAAAAGCTCTCTGAGCACCTGCTGCCGCGCACCCGCGCCTACGCCGAGATTTGGTGGGACAAAGAAAAAGTCGCTACCACCGACGAAGAGCCGATTTTGGGGCCGACCTATCTGCCGCGTAAGTTTAAAACTACGGTAGTGATCCCGCCGCAGAACGACGTGGATCTGCACGCCAATGACATGAACTTCATTGCGATTGCGGAAAACGGCAAGCTGGTTGGCTTTAACCTGTTGGTTGGCGGTGGTTTGTCCATCGAGCACGGGAATAAAAATACCTATGCCCGCACGGCAAGCGAATTCGGCTACATTCCGCTGGAGCATACTCTGGCGGTAGCGGAAGCGGTGGTGACGACCCAGCGCGACTGGGGAAACCGTACCGACCGTAAAAACGCTAAAACCAAATATACCCTTGAGCGCGTTGGCGTTGACGTGTTTAAGGCAGAAGTTGAGCGCCGGGCTGGCATCAAGTTTGAGCCAACCCGCGCTTACGAATTTACCGGCCGCGGCGATCGTATTGGCTGGGTGAAGGGCATCGACGACAAATGGCACCTGACGCTGTTTATCGAAAATGGCCGCATCCTGGATTATCCCGGCCGACCGCTGAAAACCGGCCTGCTGGAGATCGCTAAGATCCACAAAGGTGATTTCCGCCTGACGGCAAACCAGAACCTGATCGTCGCCGGCGTGCCGGAAAGCGAAAAGGCTAAAATTGAGAAGCTAGCGACCGAGTCTGGCTTGATGAATGCGGTTACGCCGCAACGTGAGAACTCAATGGCCTGCGTGGCGTTCCCGACCTGCCCGCTGGCGATGGCGGAAGCCGAACGCTTCCTGCCGGAGTTTGTCACCAAAGTTGAGCAGGTGATGGACAAACACAAGGTGCCGGATGAGCACATTGTGATGCGCGTCACCGGCTGCCCGAACGGCTGTGGCCGTGCAATGCTGGCCGAAATTGGCCTTGTAGGGAAAGCGCCAGGGCGCTACAACCTGCACATTGGCGGCAACCGCATCGGGACGCGTATTCCACGCATGTACCGCGAAAACATCACCGAGCCGGAGATCCTCAGCTCGATTGATGAGCTGGTGGGGCGCTGGGCGAAAGAGCGCGAGGCCGACGAAGGCTTTGGTGATTTCACCGTGCGTGCCGGGATTATTCGCCCGGTGCTCGATCCGGCCAGGGATTTGTGGGACTAG
- the cysJ gene encoding NADPH-dependent assimilatory sulfite reductase flavoprotein subunit, which yields MTSQVPPSALLPLTPDQLARLQAATTDFSTTQLAWLSGYFWGMINQQPGAVAAAPAPAAEVPVITLISASQTGNARRVSEQLRDDLLAAKLNVNLVNAGDYKFKQIAQEKLLIVVSSTQGEGEPPEEAVALHKFLFSKKAPKLDGTAFAVFGLGDSSYEFFCQSGKDFDSKLAELGGERLLDRVDTDVEYQPAAQEWRGKIVELLKSRVPAETPAQAAATATGVSNEIFTSPYSKESPLTATLAVNQKITGRDSDKDVRHIEIDLGDSGLRYQPGDALGVWYQNDSALVKELTDLLWLKGDESVTVDGKTLPLSEALQWHFELTVNTGNIVENYAQLTRNTALLELVGDKAKLQHYAQATPIVDMARYAPAELTAEQLTGLLRPLTPRLYSIASSQAEAETEVHITVGAVRYDIEGRARSGGASGFLADRLEEDGEVRVFIEHNDNFRLPANPETPVIMIGPGTGIAPFRAFIQQRDNDGAGGKNWLFFGNPHFTEDFLYQVEWQRYVKDGLLTNIDLAWSRDQQHKIYVQDKLREKGAELWRWIQEGAHIYVCGDANRMAKDVEQALLEVVAVHGGMDTEAADEFLSELRVERRYQRDVY from the coding sequence ATGACTTCTCAGGTTCCACCGAGCGCTTTGCTGCCGCTAACGCCGGACCAGCTGGCACGCCTTCAGGCGGCGACCACTGATTTTTCAACCACTCAGCTGGCCTGGTTATCCGGTTATTTCTGGGGAATGATTAACCAGCAGCCTGGTGCTGTTGCGGCGGCTCCGGCCCCTGCGGCAGAAGTCCCGGTGATTACGCTGATCTCCGCTTCGCAGACCGGCAACGCGCGCCGCGTGAGCGAGCAATTGCGGGACGACCTGCTGGCGGCGAAACTGAACGTTAACCTGGTGAACGCGGGCGACTATAAATTCAAGCAAATTGCCCAGGAAAAGCTGCTGATTGTCGTCAGTTCTACGCAAGGGGAAGGGGAGCCGCCTGAAGAGGCCGTGGCCCTGCACAAATTCCTGTTCTCGAAAAAAGCACCGAAGTTGGACGGCACCGCGTTTGCCGTCTTTGGCCTCGGCGACAGCTCGTATGAATTCTTCTGCCAGTCCGGCAAAGACTTCGACAGCAAACTGGCTGAACTGGGCGGCGAGCGCCTGTTGGATCGCGTTGATACCGACGTGGAGTACCAGCCTGCGGCGCAGGAATGGCGCGGTAAAATCGTCGAACTGCTGAAATCCCGCGTCCCGGCTGAAACTCCGGCTCAGGCTGCCGCGACGGCCACGGGCGTGAGCAACGAAATCTTCACCAGCCCTTACAGCAAAGAATCTCCGTTAACCGCCACACTTGCGGTTAACCAGAAAATTACCGGCCGCGACTCCGATAAAGACGTGCGCCACATCGAAATCGATCTTGGCGATTCCGGCCTGCGTTATCAGCCGGGCGATGCGCTTGGCGTCTGGTATCAGAACGATTCTGCGCTGGTGAAAGAGCTGACGGATCTGCTGTGGCTGAAAGGCGATGAAAGCGTTACCGTCGACGGCAAAACGTTGCCGCTGAGCGAAGCCCTACAGTGGCACTTCGAGCTGACGGTTAACACCGGCAACATCGTCGAAAATTATGCCCAGCTGACCCGCAACACGGCGCTGTTGGAGCTGGTGGGCGATAAAGCAAAACTTCAGCATTACGCGCAGGCCACGCCGATTGTGGACATGGCGCGCTACGCCCCGGCAGAGTTGACGGCAGAACAGCTGACTGGCCTGCTGCGTCCGCTCACGCCGCGCCTTTACTCTATCGCTTCTTCACAGGCCGAAGCTGAAACCGAAGTCCACATTACCGTGGGCGCGGTGCGCTATGACATCGAAGGCCGTGCCCGCAGCGGTGGCGCTTCAGGCTTCCTGGCCGACCGCCTTGAGGAGGATGGTGAAGTGCGTGTGTTCATTGAACATAACGATAACTTCCGCTTACCGGCCAACCCGGAAACTCCGGTCATTATGATTGGCCCCGGCACCGGCATCGCCCCGTTCCGCGCCTTTATTCAGCAGCGCGACAACGACGGAGCCGGCGGTAAGAACTGGCTGTTCTTTGGCAACCCGCACTTTACCGAAGATTTCCTTTATCAGGTGGAATGGCAGCGCTACGTCAAAGACGGCCTGCTGACGAACATCGATTTAGCCTGGTCCCGCGACCAGCAGCATAAAATATACGTACAAGACAAACTGCGCGAAAAAGGCGCGGAACTGTGGCGCTGGATTCAGGAAGGTGCCCACATTTACGTCTGCGGCGACGCCAACCGTATGGCGAAGGACGTTGAGCAGGCGTTACTGGAAGTGGTTGCCGTCCACGGTGGCATGGACACCGAAGCGGCAGATGAATTTTTAAGTGAGCTGCGCGTTGAGCGCCGTTATCAGCGAGATGTCTACTAA